The sequence GAGGTGAAATCGAGGAGCTTACCCACATTGCTACGCCAGATGCCGCTATTATTACGAATATTGGGGAGTCACATTTACAGGACTTAGGGTCACGTGAAGGCATCACTGAGGCGAAGCTGGAAATCGTAGCTGGATTAAAAGATCAAGGTCTACTGGTGTATTTGGGTGATGAACCTTTATTAACTGATCGTGTTCCAGGTGCCATTAGAGTAGAGACATTTGGAAAAGGAAAGCAGAATACCATGTTCCCAACTATGCTCAAAGCGGAAGGGCTTGGTACCTATTTTCAAACAAATGTAACAAACGAGATTACTTTCTTCTTGCCGCTTTTAGGGCATCATAATGTCATGAATGCGGTAGCGGGAATGTTGGTAGCTAGAGAGCTTGGGGTACCACTATCTCAGGCCCAACCAGCGTTAGATACAGTGAAATTAACTGGGATGAGATTAGAAACCTTGGAAGGTGTCCACGGAACAACCCTGATAAATGACGCCTATAATGCCAGTCCGACATCGACATCTGCAGCGATATCCCTTCTTGCTTCTCTAAATGGTTATAATAAAAAGATTCTTGTATTAGGTGATATGTTGGAGCTGGGAGAAGAAGAAGAAGCATTTCATTATGAGATAGGAAAAAAGATTCCTTTTGATGAAGTGAATTATGTGTTTACTTACGGCAAATTGGCGGAAAAAATTGCTGAAGGAGCAAAGGAAAATGCATCTGCTGAGAAGGTGTTTGCTTTTCAAGATAAAGACAAATTAACTGAAAAACTGTTGAGCTTAATTGAAGTTAATGATGTGATACTAGCAAAAGCGTCTAGAGGGATGAAACTAGAAGACGTGGTAGACAAAGTGAAGAAATAACGGCGTGGAACCGTCACTTCTTCACTGGAAGCGTTCCGTTAGCTCCCGTAAACAAGTTATTACCGGGTATGTGTTTTGAGGACTAGTGTTCAACGGCGCGAAAAGGATGCTTTTCATCGAGATTAACTGCGGTGCCAACACATCATTTTCAATCGAATCGCCGATATAAACAGCTTCAGTTGCTGGTATTTGGAGTCTTTCTAGTGCGAGTGAGAAAATAGCTGGGTCTGGTTTTTTCAAACCGACTTCCTCTGAGATGAGAATAACATCAAAATAAGGAGCTAGTTGTAAGGCGTTAATCGTCGCGTGTTGAAAAGTTGTTTTTCCGTTTGTTATTAATCCCAGTAGATATCCGCTTTGGCGAAGCGAGGTTAGCACTTCAGTAGCATAAGGAGTCTCGCTACAATGGGAATGAAAAAAAGTGATGTATTCGGTTAACAGCTCACTAGGAGATAGGGGCAGACGGAACTCCTCTTGTAGGGAATGGTAGACCTTATCTTTCCAAATATACCCGTTTTTCTCTAATTGATGAAATCGTTGGATGTATCTTGGGGGAAGACTACTATCAAACGAAAGCAGTTGTTTGTATTGTGCTTCAACAAAAGATGAAATCGAACTTTTTCGATCATGAAGCGTACAATCTAGGTCAAAAAGGATTGCTTTCATAACTTCCTCCTAAATTTTTTGTTATGTATGTTATTTTATCGAGAAAATGGAAAAATAGATAGTAGACATAGTTATAGGTGATAAAGATGATAGGTTGTTTATTAATTCATGGGTTCACAGGTAGTCCTTTTGAAGTAGAGCCTTTAACCACTTTTTTAAGGGAAAACACACCATGGAAAATAGAAGATATTACTTTACCTGGTCATGGAGAGGTACTAGAGCTGAATGGAATTAAAGCAGGAGAATGGTTAACGTGTGCAGAAACAGCGGTACAGACCTTGTTAGAAGAGTGTGACGAAATCTATGTAATCGGTTTTTCAATGGGAGGATTAATTGCCAGTTATTTGGCTGTCCATTACCCCGTTCAAAAGCTGGTCCTCTTAAGTGCTGCCGCTTATTATTTAAATCCCAAGCAACTTCTTTTAGACATGAAAGAAATGATTCAAGATGGTTTAGCTGGAAATCTAAAAACCAACGAATTATTTCAGCGCTATAAGAAGAAAATAAAACACACACCTCTTACCGCAACAATCGAGTTCAGAAAAATGGTATTGAAGGTACGTCCTTTGTTGGAGAAAGTTAGTATTCCAACCTTTATTGCTCAGGGAGAGATAGATGGAGTTGTTCCACCTAAAAGTGCAAATTATTTATATGGGAAAATTAGTTCTAACCGAAAAGAGCTCTTTTTTTCCCCCGTTGCGAAGCATTTGATCTGCCATAGTGAAGATGGAGAAGAGTTATTCCAACGAATTCTCGTTTTTTTAGAGGAATAGTTGGTAAATTACCCTTGTGATTGATATTCAACTTCATTAGTGGTAAGATTAATTTAACATCGTTCGCATTTTTTAGAGCAGACTCTTCTTCGGAAGAGTATATTTTTTTGTGGATAACTAAAAATCCCAACATGCCATATAAGGAAAACACGGATTTCCAATGTGTGATTATTGGCTCGGCTGCGCCGGGTTCTCCCTATTTTCAAAAATGTAAACTATGTCGACTAACATATAGATATGAATGTTTTATAAAAGGAGAATGAAAAATTGACGAAGTTTTCAGATTTACAATTAAGCCCACTAACACTAAAGTCCGTTGAAAGAATGGGTTTTGAAGAAGCAACCCCTATCCAGGCAGGAACAATTCCATTAAGTTTAGAAGGCAGAGATATCATTGGTCAAGCGCAAACAGGAACGGGAAAAACAGCTGCATTTGGTATTCCAATGGTAGAAAAAATCAGTGAAGAAAGCCAAAGTATCCAAGGTCTTATCATTGCACCAACGCGTGAATTAGCTATCCAAGTATCGGAAGAGCTATACAAAATTGGTCAAGATAAACGTATTCGCGTTTTAGCTGTATACGGAGGTCAAGATATTCAACGACAAATTCGTTCCATGAAAAAGCGTCCACATATTATTGTTGGTACGCCAGGACGTTTATTGGATCATATTAACCGCCGCACACTTCGCTTAGATTCTGTTCACTCATTAGTATTAGATGAGGCAGATGAGATGCTAAACATGGGGTTCATCGAGGATATTGAATCGATCCTTAAAAACGTTCCTAAAGAGCGTCAAACACTATTGTTCTCAGCTACCATGCCAGGACCAATTCGCAAAATTGCTGAGAATTTCATGAACAATCCTGAAACAGTAAAAGTGAAGTCAAAAGAAATGACTGTTGAAAATATCGAGCAATATTTTGTTAAAACGCAAGAAAGAGAAAAGTTTGAAACACTTTCTCGTTTGATTGACGTACAATCACCAGATCTTGCAATTGTATTTGGTCGTACGAAGCGTCGTGTTGATGAAGTATCAAAAGCTTTATCTATGCGTGGTTATTCGGCTGAGGGAATTCATGGCGACTTAAGTCAAGCGAAACGTATGTCCGTTCTTCGTCAATTTAAAGAAGGACGCGTTGATGTACTTGTAGCAACTGACGTGGCAGCACGTGGTCTTGATATTTCTGGCGTAACTCATGTGTATAACTATGACATTCCGCAAGACCCTGAGAGCTATGTTCACCGTATTGGTCGTACAGGTCGTGCAGGTAAAGAAGGAATGGCAATGACATTTGTTACACCTCGTGAAATGGGTTATTTACGTATTGTTGAACAAACAACGAAAAAACGTATGATGCCGTTAAAGCCACCAACCCTAAACGAAGCAATGGAAGGGCAACAACGTTTAGCTCTTGAAACAATTGCCGAAAGTATTAAAAGCACAGACGTTCAAGAGTATGCCGCTTTAACGAAAGAGCTTTTCCAAGAATACACACCAGAGCAAATTGGTGCTGTGTTGTTGAAAATGTTAACAAAAGAACCAGATACAACACCTATACAAATTTCTGAGGAGCGCCCTCTACCATCTAGACGTGATGGTCGTGGTGGAGATAAACGTTCTGGAAACAGAAAAGGAAAAGGTGGAAATAGTGGTGGTGGTGCTCGTCGTGGTCGCCCATCTAACACTCGTGACCGCGATAGAGATCGTGATCGCAACCGTGATAAAGATCGTCGTCGCAAAGACTAAATACCGAAAGCTGCTGACTTATGTCGGCAGCTTTTTTTAAACTGGTTTTATGTTATTTAGAATGAACAATGTCTTTTTACTAGAGAAATGAACAAGATGGAAGAAAAACAGTAGATACTTAGTGATTGTCTAGAAAAAATTGCTTTTATCACCAAGTCTGAAAGGTTTTATTAAATGCTCTTTTCTTATATATTGTGGCTATTTCATCTAATTTTTGATGGAAACCCCTATTTCACTGTTGATTTCTATCAAAAACAGACGGATCTAGCTGCAGTGGCTTGCGGCTCGGGGTCAAATGAATAACCCTCCAGCGATGCAGGCATCACCTCCAAGTTCTTCATTTGCCTGACGCCGCAGGGCGAGCCACTTCCGCTTTTCTTGATCTAGCTGCAGTGGCTTGCGGCTCGGGGTCAAATGAATAACTCTCCTGTGATGCAGGCATCACCTCCGAGTTCTTCATTTGCCTGACGCCGCAGGGCAGCCACTTCCGCTTTTCGTGATCTAGCTACAGTGGCTAGGGACTCGGGGCAAAGTTATATCATAGAAAATAAACTGATCCAAAAAGACACAATTTTGCGAAAACAACCTAATAAAAATTAGGGTGGAGACTTTGCACTAAAGCCCTTTGGAAGTGTAAAAATGTAGTTTCTAGATTTTACCCGTTCAAAAAGGGGTGTTCTTTTATGGATATCCAGTGATTTTTCTGTAGAGTCTTCAAATAATTGGGTTCTGAAAGAGTGCTACTGATTGCCATGAAACTAGAAGGATATATTGTTCACTCTCCCTCGTACCCAGCGGAAAATGGGCATCTTGCTCTATTACTTGTCCTAATGATGAACGGTTTTTCGCTGGGCATACTACGAAAAAGGGGGAATTTGATGACGGTTATTCGTTTAGGGTATGTGGCAATGAGTGTTCATTTGCAGAACGCCTCACCTTCACAAACTATGACGTATAAGCAATTTTCCGGGTTAAAGGATCGGGAAGCAGCCATCGAAAAGTTGGAGCGAATTGCGACCTCAAATCTGAGAAATTGTTTACGTCTATTAAAGCACTGTGTCGCAAACGAAATAGAATTTTTTCGATTTAGTTCCAAGTTGATTCCATTAGCTAATCATCCAGAATTAGAAGAGTGGAAATATATGAGGAATTTAAAAGAGCCATTAGACGAGATCGCGCAATTTTTAAGTGAAAATCCTATGAGAGTGGATTTTCATCCGGATCACTTTGTGCTATTGAATTCTGAAAAGGTCGATATTTTAAAAAACAGTCTACGCCAGTTAAAATTACATGAACAACTATTGAAAAGAATGAAAATTGATCCAATCCATCGATGTGTGCTTCATGTGGGAGGAGCTTATGATGATAAAGAAAAAGCGCTAGAACAATTCATTGCGAATTGGGGATTCGTTCCACCAGCTATCCAACAGATGATTATTCTTGAAAATGACGATACCGTTTTTTCAATGACAGATGCCTTATATTTGTGTGAAAAATTAGGAATTCCTCATGTGTTCGATTATCATCATCACCTTGCTTATCACGATGAACCGTGGGAACCACATTGGGAACGGGTTGTGGCTTCGTGGGATCATTCACCTTTGCCACTTAAAATGCATATTTCCTCCCCGCGATCTGACAAAGAGTTCCGCGCGCATGCAGATTATATTGATGTCGACATGTTTTTAACGTTTTTGAAACAAGTAGCAGGATCGGTAGATCAAGTGGACTGTATGATCGAGGCAAAGAAAAAAGATGACGCATTATTTCGTTTAGTTAAAGAGTTAAAGGAAAAGAACTTGTTCACATGGTTGAGTGATTCTTCCTTTACTGTATAAGATTTATGTTTAATATGAGGGATGAAAAGTTTTTCAAAATGTGGGCAGAGAGATTAAAGTAGGTTGTTTTCGCAAAGATTGTGGCTTGTCGGATCAGTTTATTATCTATGATATAACTTTGCCCCGAGTCCCTAGCCATTTTAGATCCGTCCGTTTTTGATAGAAATCAACAGTGAAATGGAGTATTTAGTCAAAAATCAGATAAAATAGCCACAATGTATACGAAAAGAGCCTTATAATAAGAGGGAAACCAATACAGATTCAGTACGTATAAAAGAGAGAAGATTGAGATAAAGGGGGAAAGGGAATGGGATTTAAAGAACCAAACAAAAGGATATCGGAGAAAGCATTGCCAGTGTGGAGGCTCTATGGTTTTTTTCATTCTTTAGTGGTTATCATTTTAGCAATTGCTGCGACGGTATTGACGATTGTATTTAACTGGCCGGTGTGGATTATCGCAATTGCTATATTGTTTTCGTTAATTTATTCGATTGTGTTTATTTATGTTATCCCGGGTATTCGCTGGAAACGCTGGCGGTATGAAGTGCGAGAACAGGAAATTGAGCTTCAACATGGAGTGTTTATTGTGAAGAGGACTCTTATCCCAATGGTTAGAGTACAACATGTGGACACAGCTCAAGGTCCATTATTAAAGAAATACAATCTAGCAACGATTACGATTTCAACAGCCGCTACACCACATGAAATTCCGGCATTAGATGTCTTTGAGGCGGATCAATTACGTCATTCAATTTCCGCGTTAGCAAGGGTGGCGGAAGATGATGTCTAATCCAAAAAGGCTTCATCCCATTGCAGCGGTGGAGAGTTTTATTAAACGATTAAAAGAGATGGTCCTGCCATTTGTATTTCTCTTCTTTATCAACGGGGATAAAAATTCGATATGGGAGTACGTTCCTATCCTTATTATGGGAGTCATTTTAGTAATCTTTCTCGTGATGGGAATTTTGGGATGGGTTCGGTTTACGTATCGTTTAGAAGAAGGGGAGCTACGGATTGAAAACGGTATTTTTGTAAAAAAGAAGCGCTATATCCCGTTTGAACGAATTCAAAGCTTGAATTTTTCGGAAGGAATACTCCAGCGACCTTTTGGGTTAGTGAAAGTCAAAGTCGAGACGGCTGGATCGTCAGGAACGGAAGCAGAAGCAGAACTATCGGCGATTCCGAAAGTAGAAGCAGAAAGACTTCAGCAAACGATTCGAGAGGCAAAAACAAAAAATAAACAAATGGTCTTCTCAGAAGGAGAAGCTTTACCTATTGGTGAAGAAGATGTTAATGAAGTCGTACATCAAATGACTTCACGCGATTTACTTTTAATGGCACTAACGTCAGGAGGAGCAGGAGTACTCATTTCTGGGATTGCGGTAGTGTTATCACAATTTACTGAGTATATTCCTTATCAAGCAATATTTGCGCAAGTAGAAGGAATCATTCGAAATGGCGTTCTTTTTGTCGTAGTATTAATCTTTTTGGTATTACTTGTAGCTTGGCTTCTATCTATCCTGGGTGTTTTTCTTGTTTACGGGAAGTTTAAAGTAGAGAAATCAGCTGATGAAATTATCATCACGAGAGGCATCATTGAGAAAAAGCGCTTAAGCATTCCTTTAAATCGAATTCAAGGGATACGTGTGAGTGAAAATCCTTTGCGACAATGGTTTGGGTTTGCAGCCGTCCATTTGGATAGTGCGGGGGGATCGGTCTTTGATAAGGAAAGTCTGAATATTAAACTGTTTCCATTTATCAAAAAGAATAAGATTGGATCTCTCCTTCAGGTGTTACTTCCAGAATATAACGTTGCTGTTTCATTTCAGCGAGCACCAAAAAAATCGATACGTAGGTATATGATGAGAGAGTCTTGGATGTTTGTGATTCCGACGCTCTTATTGTCCATTATCTTTTTTCCGTTAGGTACTCTTTCTTTGCTGGTTTTTGTTTTCAGTGCTTTTTGGGGCTATTTAAAATACAGATCGGCAGGGTGGAATATAATTGGAAATCAGTTAAGCTTACAATATCGAGTGGTCTCTAAACACACGATGCTTGTTCTAAAAAAACGGATTCAAAGTTTTGAGAGAAAGCAATCTTGGTTGCAAAAGCGGAAGGAACTGAATTCCTTTTCAGTTGTAACTACCTCAGGAGCGGGTCCGAAAGTAGGAACGGTGTATTATATGAATGAACAAGACGGTGAAAAAGTGAGAGTGTGGTATAGTCCTGAAGAGAGAGTGATGAATTCAGATAGTAAATCCGTATATTCCTAAAGGTTTGCCTACTCGGAACTCGGTCTACACGCACCACCTTCCATAAGAAAAAGCCTCGCTGTCTTCAGCGAGGCTTTTTCTTAAAGGCTATCTTCGCAAAGTTTATTGCTTTTCGAACTAGGTTATCACTTGTGATGTAGCTTTGTTTCGGGTCATTTTTTCTTCTGGTCTTGAAAGGTATTGACAGGAAAGTGGGAGGTTCAATGTGGAATGTTGGTAGTTCGATGTGTCTAGCTCCAAGCGCCATCGGCTCGGGGTCATAAGTCAATCCGTCCAAAAGGTCAAAGAGCAACCTTTCAGCCGGCTCGACTTATGCCGGTCGCCGATAATCGGGCGCCTTGCGCATTTCGATGTGTCTAGCTCCAGGCGCCATCCACGTCTTGTGCTTGTTTACGAATTGGACCGTATTCGGGAAAATAACAGATATCCAAGCCCGAACCCACCGAGCAGGCCAAATATATGAGAAATCAAGTTGATATTCGGTTGGAAGACAGATAAGATTAAGCCGATTAAGACAATAGGAACCACAACCTGCTTTAGTTCTTGAGTGACGGTGTTTTTTTGGATTAAGATAAAGGCTAAGTAAGCTCCGAATAGACCGAAAATACTACCGCTTGCTCCCACATGACTATAAGTAGGGGGTGCGAGTAACAGGGTGGCTAAGTTGCCTGTGATTCCCGAGATAACATATAGAACGCTGAATTTCCATTTACCGAAAAACTCTTCAAGTGGTGGAGCAAAAATAATCAGTGCGATGGAATTGAATAATAAATGAGCAAAGCCAAAATGAATAAAGATTGGCGTAATCAGTCGCCACCATTCCCCTTGGAGGATGTATAAATTCACACCTGCGAATTGTTCGTACACCCAGAGATGGGGCAGAAAGGGAATTATGGTTAACAGAAAAATCACCAAGTGAATAGAGACAATGAACGAAATGATTGGATAGGAACGAATATATTGAGAGAAGTTTTCAGAACGAACAAACATACAATCACCTCAACCTTTACTGGCAGTAGTTATTGTATGTACCATACCACACATTTAGAAGGAGGAAAAACGATGATTAAGGGGATAGGACTTGACGTTATTGAATTAAACCGGATAAAACAATTGTTGGATAGACAAGGAAAATTTGTTCATAGAATATTAACTGAGTCGGAAGTGCGAGAGTTTACCTCTTTATCTGAACAGAGAAAAATTGAATACTTTGCTGGTAGGTTTGCGGTGAAGGAAGCTTATGCCAAAGCAAGAGGTACGGGTATTGGTGCAGAATTATCTTTTCAAGATATCGAAATAAATAAAGACCCGAATGGGAGGCCGTATTTGTCTCAGCCAACGACACTAGGTGAAAATGTGCAAATTTCGATAACTCATACGAAACAAAATGCTGCCGCTGTTGTGATCATCGAAACAATGTAGTCTGCTCAATAAAAGGTTGTTTTTAAAAGGCTCTTTTCGTATACATTGTGGCTATTTCATCTGATTATTGATTAAACCGCCCATTTCACTGTTGATTCCCATCAAAAATAGACGAAAGGATGCCCGAAACAAAACGATATCACCATTTATAGACTGGTTCGAAAAGCAACAATCTTTGCGAAAACAACCTTTTGAAATGAGTATCGCTTTTTGCAGCAATACATATTCTCGTAAATAGATCAGCTTCGGGGCATCTGTCTATCTACTTTTTGAACATAATCAATAAGAACAATGGATTTCATGGACAATTAACTTTAGGCTGTCTTCGCATGGATTGTTGCTTTTTGAATTCGTATGTCTAATACAAAGGCTCTTTTCGTATCCATTAAAGGAGAAATTACGGATGGAAATAGCTGAAGCCGGCTGTTTTTCTTGCGGCAATAACCTATACGAATAGAGGCTAAAAATAAAAATAGTCTAAAAGCTCGAGAAGAAAAAATAAGAACTTGTACGCCTCTCATCATAAACCCCATGGTTGTCTCATATATTCATAGTGCAACAGGAGAGACAAGATTGGAGGATAAACAGATGTCGTTGAGCCTCAGACTCCTTCATTAAGAAGGGAACGTGTTGCCGAATAGGATCTCGTTCATCTCTTTATACTTCTGTCCTTTCCTCTCCTTTTTATGTAAATGACAAAAAAGGGGTTGGGAAT is a genomic window of Bacillus sp. 2205SS5-2 containing:
- a CDS encoding UDP-N-acetylmuramoyl-tripeptide--D-alanyl-D-alanine ligase translates to MIQRTLKQVSSMISIQNDISAFESVSIQGVSIDSRKIEEGHLFVPFNGEKVDGHQFVQKAIEDGASASLWEKSAGEPPTGLPILVVESSLAALQQLARSYREELNIKVVGITGSNGKTTTKDITTSLLSLQYKVQKTEGNYNSHIGLPLTILHLEEDTEVAVLEMGMSGRGEIEELTHIATPDAAIITNIGESHLQDLGSREGITEAKLEIVAGLKDQGLLVYLGDEPLLTDRVPGAIRVETFGKGKQNTMFPTMLKAEGLGTYFQTNVTNEITFFLPLLGHHNVMNAVAGMLVARELGVPLSQAQPALDTVKLTGMRLETLEGVHGTTLINDAYNASPTSTSAAISLLASLNGYNKKILVLGDMLELGEEEEAFHYEIGKKIPFDEVNYVFTYGKLAEKIAEGAKENASAEKVFAFQDKDKLTEKLLSLIEVNDVILAKASRGMKLEDVVDKVKK
- a CDS encoding HAD family hydrolase, translated to MKAILFDLDCTLHDRKSSISSFVEAQYKQLLSFDSSLPPRYIQRFHQLEKNGYIWKDKVYHSLQEEFRLPLSPSELLTEYITFFHSHCSETPYATEVLTSLRQSGYLLGLITNGKTTFQHATINALQLAPYFDVILISEEVGLKKPDPAIFSLALERLQIPATEAVYIGDSIENDVLAPQLISMKSILFAPLNTSPQNTYPVITCLRELTERFQ
- a CDS encoding alpha/beta hydrolase codes for the protein MIGCLLIHGFTGSPFEVEPLTTFLRENTPWKIEDITLPGHGEVLELNGIKAGEWLTCAETAVQTLLEECDEIYVIGFSMGGLIASYLAVHYPVQKLVLLSAAAYYLNPKQLLLDMKEMIQDGLAGNLKTNELFQRYKKKIKHTPLTATIEFRKMVLKVRPLLEKVSIPTFIAQGEIDGVVPPKSANYLYGKISSNRKELFFSPVAKHLICHSEDGEELFQRILVFLEE
- a CDS encoding DEAD/DEAH box helicase, which codes for MTKFSDLQLSPLTLKSVERMGFEEATPIQAGTIPLSLEGRDIIGQAQTGTGKTAAFGIPMVEKISEESQSIQGLIIAPTRELAIQVSEELYKIGQDKRIRVLAVYGGQDIQRQIRSMKKRPHIIVGTPGRLLDHINRRTLRLDSVHSLVLDEADEMLNMGFIEDIESILKNVPKERQTLLFSATMPGPIRKIAENFMNNPETVKVKSKEMTVENIEQYFVKTQEREKFETLSRLIDVQSPDLAIVFGRTKRRVDEVSKALSMRGYSAEGIHGDLSQAKRMSVLRQFKEGRVDVLVATDVAARGLDISGVTHVYNYDIPQDPESYVHRIGRTGRAGKEGMAMTFVTPREMGYLRIVEQTTKKRMMPLKPPTLNEAMEGQQRLALETIAESIKSTDVQEYAALTKELFQEYTPEQIGAVLLKMLTKEPDTTPIQISEERPLPSRRDGRGGDKRSGNRKGKGGNSGGGARRGRPSNTRDRDRDRDRNRDKDRRRKD
- the uvsE gene encoding UV DNA damage repair endonuclease UvsE, producing the protein MTVIRLGYVAMSVHLQNASPSQTMTYKQFSGLKDREAAIEKLERIATSNLRNCLRLLKHCVANEIEFFRFSSKLIPLANHPELEEWKYMRNLKEPLDEIAQFLSENPMRVDFHPDHFVLLNSEKVDILKNSLRQLKLHEQLLKRMKIDPIHRCVLHVGGAYDDKEKALEQFIANWGFVPPAIQQMIILENDDTVFSMTDALYLCEKLGIPHVFDYHHHLAYHDEPWEPHWERVVASWDHSPLPLKMHISSPRSDKEFRAHADYIDVDMFLTFLKQVAGSVDQVDCMIEAKKKDDALFRLVKELKEKNLFTWLSDSSFTV
- a CDS encoding PH domain-containing protein, whose product is MGFKEPNKRISEKALPVWRLYGFFHSLVVIILAIAATVLTIVFNWPVWIIAIAILFSLIYSIVFIYVIPGIRWKRWRYEVREQEIELQHGVFIVKRTLIPMVRVQHVDTAQGPLLKKYNLATITISTAATPHEIPALDVFEADQLRHSISALARVAEDDV
- a CDS encoding PH domain-containing protein, translated to MSNPKRLHPIAAVESFIKRLKEMVLPFVFLFFINGDKNSIWEYVPILIMGVILVIFLVMGILGWVRFTYRLEEGELRIENGIFVKKKRYIPFERIQSLNFSEGILQRPFGLVKVKVETAGSSGTEAEAELSAIPKVEAERLQQTIREAKTKNKQMVFSEGEALPIGEEDVNEVVHQMTSRDLLLMALTSGGAGVLISGIAVVLSQFTEYIPYQAIFAQVEGIIRNGVLFVVVLIFLVLLVAWLLSILGVFLVYGKFKVEKSADEIIITRGIIEKKRLSIPLNRIQGIRVSENPLRQWFGFAAVHLDSAGGSVFDKESLNIKLFPFIKKNKIGSLLQVLLPEYNVAVSFQRAPKKSIRRYMMRESWMFVIPTLLLSIIFFPLGTLSLLVFVFSAFWGYLKYRSAGWNIIGNQLSLQYRVVSKHTMLVLKKRIQSFERKQSWLQKRKELNSFSVVTTSGAGPKVGTVYYMNEQDGEKVRVWYSPEERVMNSDSKSVYS
- a CDS encoding rhomboid family intramembrane serine protease gives rise to the protein MFVRSENFSQYIRSYPIISFIVSIHLVIFLLTIIPFLPHLWVYEQFAGVNLYILQGEWWRLITPIFIHFGFAHLLFNSIALIIFAPPLEEFFGKWKFSVLYVISGITGNLATLLLAPPTYSHVGASGSIFGLFGAYLAFILIQKNTVTQELKQVVVPIVLIGLILSVFQPNINLISHIFGLLGGFGLGYLLFSRIRSNS
- the acpS gene encoding holo-ACP synthase, with the translated sequence MIKGIGLDVIELNRIKQLLDRQGKFVHRILTESEVREFTSLSEQRKIEYFAGRFAVKEAYAKARGTGIGAELSFQDIEINKDPNGRPYLSQPTTLGENVQISITHTKQNAAAVVIIETM